Genomic segment of Triticum aestivum cultivar Chinese Spring chromosome 6A, IWGSC CS RefSeq v2.1, whole genome shotgun sequence:
CCCGATGTCGTCAAGAACGTTTGATCATCATAAGTAACACAACCGGCTTGTCATTGATATTATCAAGGATCTGGCCACTTGATGCACTCTTTTACTTTTTAATGTTGATCACATTTCGTTGCTCAAACATCCCACGAAACACTAAATTGTTACATTTTTTACTACTTGCAGGGAAACCTTGCTATTTTTGCGATTATTATTTACTTCAACTCCTCGCGAGAATGATACTCTTACTTGTCAAGAAGATGTATAGTTGACCCCCTACACTTGTCAGGCATCATTAGCCAGGGAGGTTTTTAACCAACATGGATGGCAACATAGTCCTTGGATAGGACCTCCACCTCCTCAATATAGGCATAGTTTTTGTCTTATACAACTTTATTTATGTCGGCATGTCTTTTTTTATATTGCGAGACTGTTTGTGTGGACTTTGTGCATCTTAATCATGCAGAGGTTAGATGTCACTCATTATGTTTTGTATTCTCTTGATGGTACATTTCGAGAAGAGCTTTGCTCCACCTACGTAAGGATTACGTAGTGTGAGCGTTACATAGTGATTTGGCGGCTTTTTAATGGTTACAAAATGATTCGGTATGTCTTTTTTTTATATTCTCGTGTGAGCTTGTGTTGCCTCTTTTTCTATGGTTGCATCAACGTTTACATTAATAAGCATCATTGTAGGAGGCAACAAAATATATTTTAGAATAAAACAAAGGGAGTAATAAAAGCGTCATCAGAATCATGTTTCTTCGTCGAGGAAGCACTAGATGCAAAGATGAGTACCAACACAAGATCCTTCACTCATTGGAAGGTCTTTGACCTCACGGTAGGCGAGTTCCCAAACCTCACAAACTTGTGAAATGTCAAAATAGGCTTATTGACCACACATCTCAGAGGGGTTGCACACAATTACGATCAAAACAAACATGAGTAATCAGATGCTGAAAACATCGCCATCAAATTCCCGATTCAAACCTACCAGACGTGCTGTCACGGTTGCACAAAAGCAAACGCTCCTGGGAAGGGGGAAGAATCCACCATACTGGGCCCTTGCGATACGTGCACCATACAATGTGAGAGGGAGGTGAGCCAATCAGGCAGTCATTTATGCCAGCTCGGCTGCGCCGCGAGCCGACCGGAGCcaggtgggggtggggggtggggaggGTGAAGAGCGCCGTGTGGGAGGCCGACGGACGGCACCGTCATGTGACGTAGCGCACCCACGAGGCGAGCCTCCCCGCAGGCAGAATACTCCATCAGCCTGATACCATATACACGCGCCCTCCCTCCTTGTCTAACAGAATCTCTCTCCCTCCAACCCCCCGCTCTCTCTCTAACAAAACAGAATCTCTCTctgtctccctccctccctccctctctgcgCAAAGACAGCAgaggctcctcctcctcgtcctccattGAGATAGATCCTAGGTGATTCCCTGGCCTTTTCCCTGCCTCAGTCCCTCTTCCCTTCTCAAATATTTGGTGCTCTATCCTCTCTTGCTTTGTTTCCTTTCCTTGTTTGTTTGCGTGTTTCTTGTCCAACTGTCCATACATATTTCGTTCGCGAATGGATTCTTGATTCATTCAGAGTCCTGGCCCCTTCATGATGGTTTTGAGGTTTCTGCATTGGATGTTGTAATTATGGAAATTTAGCCGTATAAGCTTATTTAGATCTCATTTTCCTCTTTTTTAATCGGTGGGATTTCCTTGCATGATTTACAATTGAGTTTATACACAGTTATTATATACTATGATATATGTGGTGGGAGCAAAGAGCTCTATATTTTCCTCTACGATTTGTTCAGGTGGTACGCAGTTAAGGTACTGTTTGCTATTCGATCGTGCTAGCAGAGGCCAGCCACAGGGTGTTTTTTTCCTTCCACTTTAGAGCAGATCGTAGTTTCTCCTGTGTTTTCATTTTAGAGTAGATCATAACTTTCCATTTTTATTCAACTGCGTCGTTTCTTGTAAACAGTCTTAATTCCATAAGTAGGGTAAAATTGTCCTGTCCTGGGTCCCTTTGCAGTCTTCTTCAGGACATGTCTCACATATGGTAGTACTAGCTAGTCCTGCTAGACTACCAATTTCTTGGGTAGAGAACCGCCAATCTGTCCAACGTGTGGTCAAGGTTTGCTTATATGGAGACCTCGGCTGAATCTGGAGCTACAAAGGTAGCATCCCATATCTCTGGTGCTCTTTCCCGCGGCTATGAGTACTTGAACATCAGATCGTCTAGCAAACTGAATCAACACTTATTATCCTTGAAAATATGCTTGTGGTTATGAATGTTGACCATGCAAAGATGGTTCTACTTGGAGGGATAATATTTTACAGCTGTAGCTATTAGGTACGACTTGAACTAGTCTAAACAAATCCGCTAGTTCTATGATACGGCGGCAAGGGCTGGTGTTTCACAGATTTATCGATTGGTATGAACAAGGGGATTTGATTGCGTGATTCTGTTATCTGCTCAATAGGGGTCGGGAGGATtcgttgtcataaaggttcaaatACTGCTCAACTTGCTTGACTAAATTTAGTCTACCGGTATGTGGCTCTTATGCAAAGGAGGCTTTGACTTATTCTATTGTGTGCTTGACACGCCCTTTATGTCCTGATATTCCGACGATAGAGGATTCTTTTTGGTGAAAAGAGAGCTTTCGTCAATCAAATATGCTATGGTAGATGATATTCTATCTATCAAATAACTTCGTTTATGCCAGTTTGTTATACCTTCCCATCTACGTACTCTCTATACGCCATATAAGGATTTTTATTTGCCAAAAAGGAACTTCAATCTTGCGaggttttgattgatttttctcatATGAGTCATCCCTTATTTTTCGATCTCCGTACTCATTTCACTTCTCTGGTCAAGAACTGCATCTCATGAATATTCACTCTACCACAGACCTTTGTTTGTCTACTAGTACTAGTTTAGTCCTCCTTTGGATGATTGTGTTAGATTCCAAGATTTTCTGTGGTACGAGTGGAGCCACATCATCAATCAGACCACTGGGACAACCACGGCCCCACAAAAAAACAGGCAGGGCAGATTCTAGTAGCCTCAAATGATCATTAGTTTGAGCAATTTAACATCCTCTTCAGGAGCCAATGATTTATTCTTTTACGAAGTTGTGTGCAAGTATGGCTAAACTGGTCTCttatttttctgtttctttttattttgaGAAATTTCTGATTTGTTCTTTCTGTTCATCAGCTCTGATTTATTCCAATATGCATTGTATATTGCTATTTTGAAGTCATGTTAAGTTCTACTATCTCGTAGGGTATGAACACCATCTGACTTGCTAATTCCACTTTTTTGCAGTATCATTGTAGTTTGAAGATTATCTTGGCAATTGAGCTCCTCTGCTTCTGCCTAATGCTCAACAATTTATAAATAAATCAAGAAAATGGAAAAGGAACAGTGGATGGTCAATCAAATATCAGATCAGAACACCGCTGTATCAGACGGTTTAGTCTGCCAGGGCTCAAGTACCTTGTGGGTGACGATTTTTGTTGAGGCCAGAAGGTAAATGGACAGGGCAGACACGTCAGGTTTTGTTAGTAGCGGATTCAACGTTACCTCGCTGCTGCTAATATTTTTCGACTTCGTCTTCTCTCTCATGCACATATGAAATACCAAATCAAGAATCAACTGATCTTCTGTTGCCCAGAGATACTTGTTCTCCATCCACCACCTTCACTCAGTTAGTTCATGTTCAAAGAATAAACAGGCCAGTTCAGTCAGTTCTCAGTGTATAAAGGTATAGATGAATAACGGTTACGCGGATATGCGTCACCGTGGAAGCCAGCCCCTGAACGACAGTTCTGCAGTGTTGATGTCCGGGCACTTGACGCCGAGTTACACTAGTGTCGGCCATGGTCAGACCTCATTTTCCTTGGACTTCCGGGGTTCGGCAATGGACAACTGCAGCCGTGGCAACAGGAGTGTCCAGCGGTCTGGTCATGCTTCTGCCCAAGATGATGCGTGCAGGCTGGTACTTGGACTGGGTCCGTCGCCGGAACCTAGCTCTGTGGATTACCAGCAGCCTGCCGGAGGAGCAGGCAAGTCGAAAGCGCCGGTGACTCTGTTTGGCCGGAGTTTATCGTTCACTAATCCTGGGACGATAACCCTTGGGCTTCATGATCAGGTGGGTAATGCTGAAGCTATCGCTCAGCATTCTGAACCGCCTGGAGGAAACATCATCTCCTTCTCCGGTGTCGACGAGAGCTCGACGTCGGCCAGGAGGAGCTCCGGTGGCTACATTCCGTCGCTGCTCTTCGCGTCTCGGCCGAATCTTTGTGTTGCTCAAGAGAATCGGGCAGAGGCGCATGATGATCTGCTGGATGACCACACGGACAACGCCAATGATAGTGCCGAGCATCACCTTCAATTCAGCCCTGAACCTTCTGCAACGACAATGACAGAGACTTCGTTCGGTGTGAGCTCTGATGTTGTCACCGGTGTAACTGATCGTGGACAGCCGGTTCATCGCCGGTTTCCGAAGAAGTGCAGGTTCAAAGGGTGCTCCAAAGGTGCGAGAGGTGCATCAGGCCTGTGCATTGCCCATGGCGGCGGGCAGAGGTGCCAGAAGCCCGGATGCTACAAGGGTGCCGAGAGCCGAACGGCCTACTGCAAGGCCCATGGAGGCGGCCGGCGGTGTATGCAGCTCGGCTGCACTAAGAGCGCCGAGGGAAAGACGGATCACTGCATTGCCCACGGCGGAGGTCGCCGGTGTGGATACAACAGCTGCCCTAAAGCCGCGCGTGGCAAGTCCGGGCGATGCATCAAGCACGGAGGAGGGAAGCGGTGCGCGGTTGAGGGCTGCATCCGGAGCGCCGAGGGGAAGGTCGGGTTCTGCATCTCCCACGGCGGCGGCCGCCGTTGCCAGTACCCTGACTGCCGCAAGGGGGCGCAGGGCAGCACGCTGTACTGCAAGTCCCACGGCGGCGGCAAGAGGTGCGTCTTCGAGGGCTGCGCCAAGGGCGCGGAAGGCagcacgccgctgtgcaaggcgcACGGCGGCGGGAAGCGCTGCATGCACGAAGGCGGCGGCGTGTGCCCCAAGAGCGTCCACGGGGGCACCAACTACTGCGTGGCGCACGGCGGCGGGAAGCGCTGCGCGGTGCCCGGGTGCGGCAAGAGCGCCCGCGGGCGCACCGAGTTCTGCGTGAAGCACGGCGGTGGCAAACGGTGCAAGGTCGACAGCTGCGGCAAGAGCGCGCAGGGGAGTACGGAGTTCTGCAAGGCCCACGGCGGCGGCAAGCGGTGCACCTTCGGCACGGGCTGCGACAAGTTCGCCCGCGGGCGGAGCGGCCTCTGCGCCGCCCACGCGACGCTGGTGGCCTCGCAGTCCCAGTCCCATGCACAGCAGcgaggacgcggcggcgggagcATGATCGGGCCGGGCCTCTTCCGAGGCATCGTGTCCTCGTCagccgcggccgcagccgccagcgCCATGAACTACGAGTACTCGTCGGGCGTGAGCACGGTGTCGGAGTGCGACGGCTCGCCGGTGCCTACGCCGGGGAGGCAGGAGCTGATTCCTCCTCAGGTGCTGGTTCCCCTCTCTATGAAGTCCTCGTCGCCATCCGCGGATAGGCGCAGGGAGAGTGGAGAGTTGTGTGTTCCAGAGGGGAGGGTGCACGGGGGTGGACTCCTGTCATTGCTCGGCGGGAGCTTCAGGAACGTCATTGACGTCGACAAACTCTCAAGCCGCTAGCTCGGGTCTAAATTTCTGTCTGTCCAAATTATACTTTCTTCTTGAACCCACAAAAAAATTTGAACATTCTACACGTCTTATAGTGTTAGGTATGGGTGTCACGTATGAACTGTTATGGGAAAGCTTAAATTTTTGGCAGTTCCACAAGCTTTTGGGACGGGAAAGCTTTTGGGCCGTAATTCTTGTTGATTAGACCGATATGTATGTAATAATGCAACCTTTTGTTTTGCTGGATTATCTCATCGATGATTCTCATGAACTCTATTGATGATAAAGCTGCTCTAGGGTTGAAATGAGTTCCAAATGCGTTCTACTCCTATGTTGCTAGATGTTTAAGTTGTCACAGTTATAGCTAGTACGTAATTGCCAAACGCAAATTGGTAACGTTTACTCCATAAAAACTAATCCATTCGTAaaaaaatataaaagcgtttagatcattaaagtagttatctaaatgcttttatatttctttacagagagagtaAACACTTTGACGTGGTGATGGAgtcaaatctcgggtaggggtcccgagctaGTAGACTCGGCACGATGGTAACACGGACACATGTTTTATTTAGGTTCATACTCTCTCGAAGAGATAACACCCTacgtaaaattaccgatggttgttagaaaaaagaggggaggccttccggggcatcaccaagcttagttgCTTTGTTCTTCttaaatatttccttggggtgtcatgagcatccccaagcttaggatcttttcacttcttattccttcatccattgtgatttcacccaaaacttgaaaacttcaatcacacaaaacacaacaaaatcttcgtgagatccgttagtataataaagcaaatcatcactttaagtattgttgcaaactcatttatattttattattgcattatacctactgtattctaacttttcaaTGGCTTATACCCTTCAATACAATCCATAAATTCatcaaataagcacacaatgcaaagaaagcacaatctgtcaaaaacggaacagtttgtagcaatctgaactttgacgatacttctgtaactccaaaaattctgaaaacttaggacaatgtaggcaatttgtatatcaatcttgtgtaaaaaattcagaatgtttcatcgcttctgtgatttttaacaattcagCTACTggacgtaaaagtttctgtttttcaacatgattaaatcaactatcacccaacatgatcctaaaggctttacttggcacaaacactaattaaaacataataacacaatcataccagtagcataattgtgtgaacaaacaaaaacagaaagaaaaaagaaaaggcaaaaataaattttatttattgggttgcctcccaacaagcgttgtcgttttatgcccttagctaggcataatacaTAGATTCAACTATTGTCATCTATAATTTTCAACTCCTCAATCACACAACCAAAATTCTTCAAGGATTTAGCATGCATATTTTCGATAATAATACTTCTAGGAATAAGATTGAAGAATGCATTCTTCAAGTAGGGCTTTTTATCGCTTCACCAAAGTTGTggtgaatactaatcattttaagatcttcattattGCTACTAGAAGTGGCACCCTTGTTTTTAGAAACTTGTGTAACCTTTCAATTTTTAGGAGTTTTCTCCATAGTTTTAATGGAAGAAAAAACTGAGCTCAAGTTACTAAAAGTTTCTTCCAATTTATCAATTTGAGCGGGGCTCTCTTCTACTATGTTGTCAACTACGGTATCTTTTTCTTTTAATAATTTAAGAgcatgcagactaaggcatagcctagtggtgggaaggggctgatgccttcccacccacccagattcaaggcatggtacttgcaatttgggtttgttgcaccaattatactgtaaggggttctcttacagtctttctatcaaaaaaattaagagcatctcccgcttttgaccctaTTTTATAGCAAGGTTATGGAttcttttatccaaattttcaacatATTCTTCGGTAatcattttcttttcaatagcatccagcctttgcataacatgctcaagagttaaaattgtttcattaataatGATAGGTGGGGCACCCACTAAACCTCcgatagcattaaaagcatccaaagaggggcacatcaagaaattcccaccggTAATACTATCAGgaacgaatctataccaagtgctaatgcctacataaaaactACAAAGAAGAATAACAGTGGATTGCttacgaatagatctattatgagcattgcaaatcctataccaagcatcttttagattctcccctcccgtttgtttaaagttaagaacttcattctcaggggtacaagcaatagaggaggaactagccataacgacaaagtAGGCAAGCAACAAAACATGAGAACAAAATATCGAACAAAAAAACGAAAAAGatggcaaataaaaaggcaaatatttttgtgaagtgggggcgatgaaaacgagaggaaaatggaaaataatgtaaattgcaaggagatgagatttgtgattacgaacctgatagatgttgatgatgtctccctgacaacgg
This window contains:
- the LOC123127514 gene encoding uncharacterized protein, coding for MNNGYADMRHRGSQPLNDSSAVLMSGHLTPSYTSVGHGQTSFSLDFRGSAMDNCSRGNRSVQRSGHASAQDDACRLVLGLGPSPEPSSVDYQQPAGGAGKSKAPVTLFGRSLSFTNPGTITLGLHDQVGNAEAIAQHSEPPGGNIISFSGVDESSTSARRSSGGYIPSLLFASRPNLCVAQENRAEAHDDLLDDHTDNANDSAEHHLQFSPEPSATTMTETSFGVSSDVVTGVTDRGQPVHRRFPKKCRFKGCSKGARGASGLCIAHGGGQRCQKPGCYKGAESRTAYCKAHGGGRRCMQLGCTKSAEGKTDHCIAHGGGRRCGYNSCPKAARGKSGRCIKHGGGKRCAVEGCIRSAEGKVGFCISHGGGRRCQYPDCRKGAQGSTLYCKSHGGGKRCVFEGCAKGAEGSTPLCKAHGGGKRCMHEGGGVCPKSVHGGTNYCVAHGGGKRCAVPGCGKSARGRTEFCVKHGGGKRCKVDSCGKSAQGSTEFCKAHGGGKRCTFGTGCDKFARGRSGLCAAHATLVASQSQSHAQQRGRGGGSMIGPGLFRGIVSSSAAAAAASAMNYEYSSGVSTVSECDGSPVPTPGRQELIPPQVLVPLSMKSSSPSADRRRESGELCVPEGRVHGGGLLSLLGGSFRNVIDVDKLSSR